The following proteins are co-located in the bacterium genome:
- a CDS encoding CpsD/CapB family tyrosine-protein kinase, producing MAIKTKIPKRRPGYDNESPLAIELRRVMIRLNRELDLERKRCIMVTSSERGEGKSLFALHFSQVLAHHMQKRILLVDGDMRRPVQHTVFNVALHPGLAEYLRGDEAPIAPRKTHLANLDFLPAGRAGDNPSLLLQEGRVRRVFEALKQDYDVVVLDCPPVVPVSDPLQFVDVCDGAIYLVMAGRTPRDLCERGVGILRSVGTNIIGVVANNLGEVLPYYFDHKYYGYGERREGTRAD from the coding sequence ATGGCGATCAAAACCAAGATACCGAAGCGGCGGCCGGGGTACGACAACGAGTCGCCCCTGGCCATCGAGCTGCGCCGGGTGATGATCCGCCTGAACCGGGAGCTGGATCTCGAGCGCAAGCGCTGCATCATGGTCACCAGCTCCGAGCGCGGGGAGGGCAAGAGCCTGTTCGCCCTGCACTTCTCGCAGGTGCTGGCCCACCACATGCAGAAGCGGATCCTGCTGGTCGACGGCGACATGCGACGGCCCGTGCAGCACACGGTCTTCAACGTGGCCCTGCACCCCGGTCTCGCGGAGTACCTGCGGGGCGACGAGGCCCCGATCGCGCCGCGCAAGACCCACCTCGCGAACCTGGACTTCCTGCCGGCCGGGCGCGCGGGCGACAACCCCAGCCTGCTGCTGCAGGAGGGCCGCGTGCGCCGCGTCTTCGAGGCGCTGAAGCAGGACTACGACGTGGTGGTGCTGGACTGCCCGCCGGTCGTCCCGGTCAGCGACCCCCTGCAGTTCGTGGACGTCTGCGACGGCGCCATCTACCTGGTGATGGCCGGCCGCACGCCGCGCGACCTGTGCGAGCGCGGCGTGGGCATCCTGCGCAGCGTCGGCACGAACATCATCGGCGTGGTCGCCAACAACCTCGGCGAGGTGCTGCCCTACTACTTCGACCACAAGTACTACGGGTACGGCGAGCGTCGGGAGGGGACGCGGGCGGACTGA